AGCATATAAAGAATCGGTTGTTCTTTGTGTATTTTTTTTCTCGAAAAGGGTTCTCTGTGTGTTGAGAATCATTATATGGAAAGGAACAAAATATTTGCGCACTGGCAAGTTTGGATTACGTCTTGCTCAGATTATTGTTGATCCGGTAAACAAGCAAAAAGCTTGGTTCTAGGGTAATTTTCATTTTGTTCAATGCTTAAATGATATAGATGTCAATGATGTTTAAAATTTGAGCACACTAATTATGCCAGACTGCACAGTCATGTGGTGGTGGTGGACAATAAAATTGATTGATTCTGCCAAGTACAAGTTGAGGCCATTTGACTTTGAGCTGGCATGTTTCATGCATAAGGAACAAGATTCACTAACCATGGGCTTCAAAATAGACTATACTGGGATCACAAACACGTCTTCAAGGAAGAAATGGTCAAATGGATCAAAACTTTTCTTTCTCTTTCTGTAGTATCATGTACATTTGTACAGTATAGTGTATACATATGGCAAAATTGTATGAAGATCAGCTATTCCTTAAAAGGCGGATGCCGATCGGAGGGCGCCAAAAATGACTTGGGAATATCTATGAGCTAAGGATGTTGAGTAGAGAAACTCTGCTCTGGACTAATTTCCTGAACAGATGTCCTGCTCCACTCTCAAGATCTCCGATACTGCACTCTAACTCCGACAAGTGTTCCTCCTTACAAACAACCGCCTTCTTCTTGTGAAATTCCTTGGAAACAAGAGACTGTTTAGGCATTTCGATTTGCTTCGACAATAGATGGAGTGTGCACTCCAGGAGAGAGGCAGAGACCTCCCTGGCCGCCTTAGCCAATAGCATGACTATCTTGCAGTGTGCAGGACTCTTCTTCGTGTTCTTCTTGAGAAgattcttggccttcttcaccaAGCGGGTGTAAGATTGGATCTTGGCTTGAGTAGCTGCATCATCACCTTTCCTTAGAGCCACTTGCAACTCTTGGATGATGGCCTTCATCTCGACGAAGATCTCTTGCATGGTGCTGCAAAGATCTAGCAGCTCAAGAGAACCTTCCATTTCTCCATCCAACATGCTCCTCTGCTGGGAGGAGCAAACTTGGTTGCTTGGTAGGCAGATGATCTCTTCAAGACCATCGTAGATGTTTGGAAGAGTCCTGAGACCATCGCACATCGTGCTGATGGAATTAGAGGAAGAGATGCTTGCTTCTAGGCTCTGAAGCTCTAGCTCGACTTCGGTCTCACTGACGTGAGGCCTAGAAGGCAAACTGGTCGATCTTTGGTGGAAAGCCATTTCTGAGCTTGACAATTTTCTCTGCGATTTTGTTGTTGAGAGGAGAAAGAAAGAAGAGCTTCTGGTTTGATGTATCTACCATTCTGCTAACGCCTATTTATACAGAAGGTGTGTGTACAACTGTGCTGCAGCATCTGATTAGCAGACATGAAGAATCATGCCATTGCATTAGCCATGAGATCTGGCAGAAGCATAGAGATCCCAACACTAAAGTCGTCTCATGTTCACGCCGTCATGTTCCACTAATTGGCAGCAAGGACTAATTAAGAATGGTATAGTTTGATGATGgatcttcacatagttgcatggTCAAGCCATCATTTTTAGCGGAATCTTGTCAGTTCAAGCCCTGAGAGTTTGTCCCCCATCTTGAAGGCAAGTTTATGCTGCTCTGCTGTCTTCTTATCGTTTCATACATTTATGAGCAAGTATATGGGCCTGTCGAAAGTTTCTTAATTATCAGGGGCAAACTCACACACGAGGACCAGTTTTTTGTGCTGGATGATCTAGACAGCTTGATCATGTGTGTGATGACTAGCTCTCTTCATGCTTTGCCGCTGGCATGCTGCAGCCGTGTCTTAGTTGTTAGTGGCAAACTCATCTGCACGAGGGTATCGACGTGTGGTTTCGTCTTGCTGGTGCAAGGAGTCATTGACTTCATACGCATGTTCCAGCGTTGTGCTATCTGGTTCTGCTACCAGCCGTTATCAGGGGCCAACCTTACACTCTTGACTCTTCATAACATCGCTGGCATGTTTCAGTTGCATGCTTGTAATTCTTCTAGTAATGCTAACAAATGTAGAGGTGTTCAAGTGCACAAACCTCTTTCTGGCCCAAAAATGCTTACGTTTTCTGTGAATAGATAAATCGTCGCCATTGAGTGAAAAGATTATAGTTGAAGAGGCAAATATGTTGGTAAACTTTCTCACAAATTCTTAGCTACAATGTAACAGGGGGAAGAAAGAAACAGAAGTATATTACCAAAGTCTATGTACCATGCCTTGATGAGGCAAAATATTTCCCTTTTACGGGAGAGATTTTATTGCTATTAATGTGTTAACATTAAGATATGCTATGTCAGAAATCTATCATGCTCAATCCAATATTTATCTCCCATTAAATACCAAATAAAATTATGCTGAAGATACCAgcatttttttttcatttttggaTATGGATTATTTTATTATTAGAACATTTTTACTTCATTTTTCCACTTGATCTATCCATCGTAATTAGCTATATCATTTTATCAGCAATGCAAACTTATCATATGAATAAGAATAACAAGGTAGATACATACCAAAATAATAACTGAGCATATGATGGCTAGGTCTGACGCATTTGATATCTAACCACTACACAGACAAGCTTTAATTTGATGTGTGTCTCTAGTTTTTCCAATGTTTTTGTACAATCCTGTTACCTTTTCGTCGTACTAACTGATTCTCGGGCATCGGCATCTTTACTTAGGTGATGTTTGAAATAACAAATAAGCATACAAAGAATCGGTTGTTCTTTGTGTATTTTTTTCTCGAAAAGGGTTCTCTGTGTGTTGGGAATCATTATATGGAAAGGAACAAAACTTTGCGCACTAGCAAGTTGAGgccaagtaccatgccttgatgAGGCAAAATATTTCCATTTTACAGTAGAGATTTTATTGTTGTTAGGTCGTCCTCCCGGGCGACACAGGGGGCGACTAGGGTTACGCCGCGCAGCCACTTCTAGCCCCTCATCTTCCTCGCCGCCACCAGAGGAGGCTGACGGGCAAGCCCGTGCGGCCGCCggtgaaggtggcggcggggatTTCGTCGCTCCAGTCTCCGCAAAGGGAATGGGGTTCCAGGGCCGCGGCCCTGCTTCGAGAGCCGACATCATCTTCGCGGCTGGCGGTGCTCATGGGAGAGGGTCGGTGTCCTCGGCGGCGACGGCAGGCGCGGTACATGGCCGGCGGTCTGCTCCGGCGGTTCTCCTAGCGTCGGATCTGAAGTTTCCCGTCTTGTCCACTTCCCGCCGGATCTCGCGTCGGCGGTCTTGTCTCACCGGCCTGATGGTGGCTAGGCATGGTGGTGTGAGTAAGGTTCGGGAGAAATCCTTTGGTGGCTTGGCCATCCATGTCGGTGACACCGCCTGCGGGCGCTGCTCCCCTCCTTGGAGGCACCGACGAGATCCCTTCTCCCCACCCCCTCTTCTCCGACCCAAGGTTAATTCCTGTTATCCCTTGCAAATGTGGCGGCGGAAACGCTCGGTGTCGTTACCTCCATTGGGGCGCCATTTGGCTAGGAGAGGCTGGTGTGTGGTGCCATGTGGTTAATTCCGACTCCTGaacccccacccccacccggACGAAAGTCCAAAATCCGCATGCTTTGCCGGCGGCGACGCCCTGCTCATCGTACCCTTCATGAAGGCGTTGTCTGGGGAGGCTTGGGTGTTCGGGAGAAGGCTGTTCTGGCGGTGGGATCAGGGTGGCAAGGgctggtggcggtggtgcggaggTTCACAGGTGGAGCAGCATGTCATCTACAACATGAAGACGACGAGTACTGGCGGCATGAGACAGCTGGATCTCGACGACAGAAGTGTCTGGATGGACGAGCGCAGGGTGGTGGCGTTGTTTGGCGCCGTGGCGGCGTTGATGGCAGGACTGGCAAGGACGATGCGTCAATACCTACTCTTATGATAGACCGGTGGAAGATGGTGGTGAGGGCCCATGAGAGTGCGTCAGACCGGTTTGTGTCCCACACCTAGTATGTGGCCTCGTCCAGGCCTTAGattttagatgttaggctttggtGAGAGGTCTGGGTATTCGGCTAAGGCTTACTGCATCCCTCCATCAATTGGATAGGAGTTGGGACACATGTCGCCAGGATGGCGGATTCAGACATATTGATGTATTACCTTGTAAGGTCCTTATgcataattaataaaatggctgcatgcatcttccaaatgcagagtgttggggatattactattgggtataaaccggccaggagaggccggttTATCCCCTTAACAATTTATTTGTATTttaagcccatgaagacaaggagtgcggtgctttacgaaggcccagggcccaaaggcggattaaagCCCGTAGACATAAACTGTcatgatatgtaaacttgtgttgtaagatagaaagagtagaaaccgagccggacacgtttatgaccggtctcgggattctgtaaaccgacgggcgtcaacctatgtatatgaagggacgacccggcggcggtttaggacaacaaacaacaactcgagagccaggcataacggattcgctccctggtcatcgaaaccctagcaattccacaacaactggattaggcctttaccttcaccgcaaggggccgaaccagtataaaactctctgcgtcctttgtccgccttaacccctttaagctaacccgtcgcgatggctccacgactaagtcctttcactaggacatcgaTACCTACCGGATTATTATTCTTCAAAAAGCTAAACCGCCTATATTGGTGTGAAAGGTACAGATCTAAAAAAGCTAAGTAAGgggaaaaacaggtttcacagactGGTATGATAAATTCAGATCTGCGGCGTGTCAGAAAACcaaaatatattcagacctaaagTACAGGTGCTTCAACAGTTCGTCAGATTCAGATGAGCTTTTTCTATACGAAGGGGATGCTATAATGAGGAAAAGGGGGACTATGGTCACTGCCGCACAAGAAACATCAGATCTAAACTAGCCATTTATGTTACCAAGAAGAAAAGGGAGGAAAAGCGCCGAAGCTTCAATGAACTCCGGTGAACAATgaaaccctaatggtggatctagAACAAGGAAAGGAGAAACTTACTGATGCTGATGGAACAGCAGAGGAGCGCCGCATTTCTCTGgtacgatcaggttgatgcagcggccggagtttgAAGTCGAGGCAGAGCTTGACGACGGTGGCTGCGTGTGACGGTCAGGTCGGCGCAAGGAAGAGGAAAGACGAAGAGGCAAGGGGGGGAAATGAGAAGGACCCCCCGGTCTTATTTATAAAGGCGAAAGGATAAGTGACAGGCGCGtgaatcgaggagcccaaaaattggatatgtgacagagtggtcgcctcgattgtcggaggctcattaatgcaGGTCAGATATATACAATCTTTTAATAACaagtgacgtcatggcggtttatcatgatcctggaaaatgacgtcatggcggtttatgaGACTTACGTGAAGGTGCTGAAGGAAGACTTCTTCTCAAGTGATGAaaattgacatgaaccagttgaaatcaatctggggcctaatgttggggatattactttTGGGTATAAACcagccaggagaggccgggttatccccttAACAAGTTATTTGTATTttaagcccatgaagacaaggagtgcggcgctttacgaaggcccagggcccaaaggcggattaaagCCCATAGACATAAACCGTcatgatatgtaaacttgtgttgtaagatagaaagagtagAAATCGAGccagacacgtttatgagccggtctcgggattctgtaaaccgacaggcgtcaacctatgtatataaagggacgacccgacggcggtttagGACAACGAACAACAACtcaagagccaggcatagcggattcgctccctggtcatcgaaaccctagcaattccacaacaactggattaggcctttaccttcaccgcaaggggccgaaccagtataaaactctctgcgtcctttgtctgctttaacccctttaagctaacccgtcgcgatggctccacgactaagtcctttcactaggacatctgccgtgacaaaaccacgatagttggcgcccaccgtggggctatcgcatgatggtttcgagttcttagagggcagcttcgaagggctcaagggatatgctgtgggccggatgaccaagagtcgtcgcggcaagctctacatcgacgacgcaggctggggccccgaggccggctcaattgagtacgggtaccgggtcccctgcGGCGGCATTCACGTGTTCATTAGCAAGATTGGCGAactgggccctgagccggacatctgcaccgacatcgtagaaacggctcagcgtgcgagatccgCTCGGGTTAagcctgccatgaagcgtgccttcgtgggagtcatccacggagtggaatctgaggatagatcggagtctggtggtgaaaccgtccTTTACTCCAGTGACGAGTCATctactggagagaccgagtcattgtattAGTTGCAGGATGGCCggtttgggggctgttccgatggcgacagtattccggagcCCCTTGATCTGCCCAAGCcgagttgcgatcttcatggccggtacacagtcAGCGCCACAATCTTCGACCGCCGCGGCGATGATCTCCGGTTCAGCAGCGGCGACAGCAGCTGGGGCAGGAAGCCCTGCGCCACCACCGGTTCAAGTTTTGTCCGATTTATTCGACACCTTGGCAGCACTGCTAGCAGCTGAAGTCAGCCCGGCGGATCAAGACCAGCACAATGCAGAAGTGGCGAAGGTGAAGGATCAGATAGCACAAGCTAAGGTGGACCTGGCCGCTGAAAACGCCAGGATGACGGCAAGGCAGGCCGAGTTAGATGCACAGTCTTATCGGCTTATGTTGGACCAGAACGCATCGAATGACGTAATGAGGAGAAGGTACCGATCTCACCTGCCTCCGGTTTACGAAGCCAGGAATCTCTTCAACATGCCAGGAGCAAGAACCAGCAACCAGCCAGCGGTAAACCGGGTCGAAGCACCTGGGACGGggacgccggttcagccgcgcgCAATGGATCTGCCACCTCAGAATAACCCACCCCAACACGTGCCAACGcctccgggtcattactctaaccctttggataacataGTCGCAGCCGCTTCACGATTAGCGGCCCTCCCGGTCGACGGTGAGTCCCCTGTAGCGGTGGAGATGCGACGGGCcagagagctccttcagacagccttgactcagcagcaggcttattcatacagccgcGAAATGATTCATTCTACTCCCCGCccgagccggagttacagcagacatatggatgaaccggccgTATCCAGCAGCGTGCGGAATCGTAATCCGCCTCGTGGTCATAACCCGGCAGGCGGcggtggtgatgctcaggatgtggtggatcgtGCTAGAGCACttcgagaggccgagttagcggcacaACGTCGccaacttactccggttcgtccaacaactTCGGTGGAACCAGGGGTAACCTCCAGTTCGTTAGGGGTGCCATGTCTCGTCCCAACGCTGAGCAACgtacggctgcccaaggatttcaagggcccacgtaaagtgccgaattacaccgccaaTTTATCCCCTGAGTCATGGgttgaaagttatgagatggcaatggagatgctggatgtggacgatgcggcgtgtgctaaatacttcaccatgatgttggagggAACAGCTCGCACATGGTTGAAAAATatgccagctaactccattgggtcatgggccgagttaagggcccggtttatccagaatttcaaggacacatgcaagcagcccatgtcaattgtggacttagctgcctgtgtccaggaggaaggagagtctaCAACCCACTGGGTGTGCCGgctttcggagattttgcattcatcagaccgcatcaacgctgatacagcagttttaacgttggaaggcaattgccggtttgcacctctgaagttgaagttggcacggctcaaacgtcattgtaatgacatgcgaacacttatggcagctctggtgaagtatgccgactctgatagtaccaaggatcccgagtctaacgacgacaagacagggaagggaaagaagagcggcagcaCCAAAGGGCAACAGCATAACCCGACGAGTCATGGAAACAgcggtaagcgtaaagcggataacagtttagattttgtggctaacaccaacgcGCAGGATAATGTccagcgtcgtaagggtaaaccgcccccacGTGGTGGAGGACCAAGTCCAAATCCGGAGCGCTTGTCTCacctgttaaaccagccttgcccaaagcacgggtcgcaggataaaccggccacgcacctctggaaggattgttatattatgcgggagttcaaaaattcagaatttttttgctatgatcatggaccgggcggcggttcagTCCCCGGATCCcatgggccgggttacggtggaggcagttccggttcaggttttcacggtaatcagagcggacatggctgttggaaatatgccccaggggcaataataaatggttattattatatttctttgttcatggtaattgtctattattcatgctataattgtattgtccggaaatcgtaatacatgtgtgaatacatagaccacaacgtgtccctagtaagcctctagttgactagctcgttgatcaacagatagtcatggtttcctgactatggacattggatgtcattgataacgggatcacatcattgggagaatgatgtgatggacaggacccaatcctaagcatagcataaaagatcgtgtagtttcgtttgctagagcttttccaatgtcaagtatcttttccttagaccatgagatcgtgcaactcccggataccgtaggagtgctttgggtgtgccaaacgtcacaacgtaactgggtgactataaaggtgcactacgggtatctccgaaagtgtctgttgggttggcacggatcgagactgggatttgtcactccgtgtgacggagaggtatctctgggcccactcggtaatgcatcatcataatgagctcaatgtgactaaggcgttagtcacgggatcatgcattgcggtacgagtaaagagacttgccggtaacgagattgaacaaggtattgggataccgacgatcgaatctcgggcaagtaacataccgattgacaaagggaattgcatacggattgattgaatcctcgacaccgtggttcatccgatgagatcatcgtggaacatgtgggagccaacatgggtatccagatcctgctgttggttattgaccggagaggcgtctcggtcatgtctgcatgtctcccgaacccgtagggtctacacacttaaggttcggtgacgctagggttgtagagatatatgtatgcggaaaccggaaagttgttcggagtctcggatgagatcccggacgtcacgagaggttccggaatggtccggaggtgaagaattatatataggaagtcaagttttggccaccgggaaagtttcgggggttaccggtattgtaccgggaccaccggaagggtcccgggggtccaccgggtggggccacctatcccggagggccccgtgggctgaaagtgggagggaaccagcccttagtgggctggggcgccccccttgggcttccccctatgcgcctagggttgggaaccctagggggggggagctttccccttgccttggggggcaaggcaaccccttcccccctttggccgccgcccccccttggagatcccatctcccagggccggcgcccccccagggggcctatataaaggggggggggagggagggcagcaacctacagccttgggcgcctccctcctcccctgcaacacctctctctctctctcgcagaagctcggcgaagccctgccggagacccgctacatccaccaccacgccgtcgtgctgttggatctccatcaacctctccttcccccttgctggatcaagaaggaggagacgtcgctgcaccgtacgtgtgttgaacgcggaggtgccgtccgttcggcactcggtcatcggtgatttggatcacggcgagtacgactccgtcatccacgttcattggaacgcttccgctcgcgatctacaagggtttGTAGATgtactcctttcccctcgttgctagtacactccatagatgcatcttggtgagcgtaggaaaattttaaaattatgctacgattcccaacagtggcatcatcagccaggcctatgcgtagttactatgcacgagtagaacacaaagcagttgtgggcgttgatgttgccaattcttcttgccgctactagtcgtttcttgtttcggcggcattgtaggatgaagcggccaggaccgaccttacacgtacgcttacgtgagacaggttccaccgactgacatgcactagttgcataaggtggctagcgggtgtctgtctctcctactttagtcggaacagattcgatgaaaagggtccttatgaagggtaaatagaaattggcaaatcacgttgtggtcatacgtaggtaagaatacgttcttgctagaaacctacaaaccacgtaaaaacttgcaacaacaattagaggacgtctaacttgtttttgcagcaagtgctatgtgatgtgatatagccagaagatgtgatgaatgatatatgtgatgtatgagattgatcatattcttgtaataggaatcacgacttgcatgtcgatgagtatgacaaccggcaggatccataggagttgtctttattattttgcatgacctgcgtgtcatcgaataacgccatgtaaattactttactttgttgctaaacgcgttagccatagaagtagaagtaatcgttggcgtgacgacttcatgaagacacaatgatggagatcatggtgtcatgccggtgacaaagatgatcatggtgccccgaagatggagatcaaaggagcatgatgatattggccatatcatgtcactatttgattgcatgtgatgtttatcatgtttttgcatcttatttgcttagaacgacggtagtaagtaagatgatcccttataataatttcaagaaagtgttcaccctaactgtgcaccgttgcgaaggttcgttgtttcgaagcaccacgtgatgattgggtgtgatagattctaacgttcgaatacaacgggtgttgacgagcctggcatgtacagacatggcctcggaacacatgcaatacacttaggttgacttgacgagcctagcatgtacagacatggcctcggaacacggaggaccgaaaggtcgagcatgagtcgtatagaagatacgatcaacatggagatgttcaccgatcttgactagtccgtctcacgtgatgatcggacacggcctagttaaactcggatcatgtttcacttagatgacgagagggatgtctatctgagtgggagttcattaaataatttgattagatgaacttaattatcatgaacttagtctaaaatctttacactatgtattgtagatcaaatggccaacgttgtcctcaatttcaacgcgttcctagagaaaaccaagctgaaagatgatggcggcaactatacggactaggtccggaacctgaggctcatcctcatagtagccaagaaagattatgtcttagaagcaccgctaggtgaagcaccaatcccagagaaccaagacgttatgaacgcttggcaatcacgtgctgatgattactccctcgttcagtgcggcatgctttacagcttagaaccgggtctccaaaagcgttttgagaaacatggagcatatgagatgtttgaggagctgaaactggtttttcaagctcatgcccgggtcgagagatatgatgtctccgacaagttcttcagctgtaaaatggaggagaacagttttgttagtgagcacatactcagaatgtctgggttgcacaaccgcttgtctcagctaggagttaatctcccggatgacgcggtcattgacagaatcctccagtcgcttccaccaagctacaagagctttgtgatgaactataatatgcaggggatggaaaagaccattcccgaggtatattcaatgctgaaatcagcggaaggggagatcagaaaagaacatcaagtgttgatggtgaataaaaccactaagttcaagaagggtaAGGGTAAGaaaaacttcaagaaggacggcaagggagttgccgcgctcGGTAAACCAGtgactgggaagaagtcaaagaatggacccaagcccgagactgagtgcttttattgcaagggaagtggtcactggaagcggaactgccccaaatacttagcggacaagaagaaggccggcaacaccaaaggtatatgtgatatacatgtaattgatgtgtaccttaccagtactcgtagtagctcctgggtatttgataccggtgcggttgctcatatttgtaactcaaagcaggaactacggaataaacggagactggcgaaggacgaggtgacgatgcgcgtcgggaatggttccaaggtcgatgtgatcgccgtcggcacgctacctctgcatctacccacgggattagttttaaaccttaataattgttatttagtgccagctttgagcatgaacattgtatctggatctcgtttaattcgagatggctactcatttaaatccgagaataatggttgttctatttatttgagagatatgttttatggtcatgccctgctggtcaatggtttatttttgatgaatctcgaacgtgatgttacacatgttcatagtgtgaataccaaaagatgtaaagttgataacgatagtcccacatacttgtggcactgccgccttggtcacattggtgtaaagcgcatgaagaagctccatgcagatggacttttggagtctcttgattacgaatcatttgacacgtgcgaaccatgcctcatgggtaagatgaccaagactccgttctccggaacaatggagcgagcaaccaacttattggaaatcatacataccgatgtgtgcggtccaatgagtgttgaggctcgcggaggatatcgttatgttctcactctcactgatgacttaagtagatatgggtatgtctacctaatgaaacacaagtctgaaacctttgaaaagttcaaggaatttcagagtgaagttgagaatcaacgtgacaggaaaataaaattcttacgatcagatcgtggtggagaatatttaagtcacgaatttggtacacacttaaggaaatgtggaatagtttcacaactcacgccgcctggaacacctcagagaaacggtgtgtccgaacgtcgtaatcgcactctattggatatggtgcgatctatgatgtctcttactgatttaccgctctcattttggggctatgctttagagactgccgcattcactttaaatagggctccgt
The Aegilops tauschii subsp. strangulata cultivar AL8/78 chromosome 3, Aet v6.0, whole genome shotgun sequence genome window above contains:
- the LOC109746988 gene encoding uncharacterized protein, with the translated sequence MAFHQRSTSLPSRPHVSETEVELELQSLEASISSSNSISTMCDGLRTLPNIYDGLEEIICLPSNQVCSSQQRSMLDGEMEGSLELLDLCSTMQEIFVEMKAIIQELQVALRKGDDAATQAKIQSYTRLVKKAKNLLKKNTKKSPAHCKIVMLLAKAAREVSASLLECTLHLLSKQIEMPKQSLVSKEFHKKKAVVCKEEHLSELECSIGDLESGAGHLFRKLVQSRVSLLNILSS